From the Oryzias melastigma strain HK-1 linkage group LG13, ASM292280v2, whole genome shotgun sequence genome, the window tttcatttttgtctgcATTGGAGTTTAACAGGGACACACATGGTAAAATACCTATTTAGACTTATTAAGTTGGTGGTTTGCCTAAAACATTTAAGCTACCAACATGTGCATTTTGTGGTTAATATTTCCAATGGCTAAATGCAGGCATAGTGTACTATTGCCAGTGGTTACCGTATAGTTTTCAGCACTGTTCTCTCTTTCCTTCAGCCATGTGCTCATTTGACTTCTCCTCTGAAGCTGCATACTTAGCTGCAGGAAAGACTCGCTCATGCGGTCAATTTCTTCCTCGATACATGAAATCTGGAGAGCAAGAAGCGACCAGGAAAGCTGAAGACTAGACAGGACTTTTTAACTATTTCACTTTCATCATTAGCAAATTCTGAAATCCATAAAGGACAGCTTACCTGCACAGGTGTCCCTTTAGGTAAAAAACCTTCatattgatataaaaaaagaaagcttttgttatttatgaTGTCTACAGAAAGGTGTTTATTCTGATGagcaatggaaaaaaataacaagaatttaagaaaataatgtttaaatataatggCATGAAACTTCTTTCTggctttattttgtgttttactttattttaatttatcttttttaatctatcttttattcctttctttttatgtcatgttatattctttttacaattttattcttttaaggTTTATAATGATTTTTATTCCCATCAgatcaacatttgttttcttgtttgttttaccgaaaaacacaaaatctttaattagCAAAACTAGCAGACTAAATAGCACCTATTTGTTCTATAGGTGTCCTGTGAttacatggtaaaaacacaaaaaatacaattttcctcTGAGTGCATCTTTAATTACTTTTGGGTGAGTAATCCATATTTTAGGGACAACTTGCTTTAAGTTTTGTAACTCCCTACATATTGGTCTGGACCTGTTCTCAATGAATCATCTCCAGTTGCAGCAGAAAGGAGTTAGAACATTTGTTCATAATGTCATTATCTTCACTGGACTGGCTGTCCATCATCTACATGATTCACTGTAAGTGTTCATTGTTTGCACATAAGATAATATATATAGTAAACACTGCATTATCTACCTATGACTATTTGATTTGTAGTATCAGCCAGgtaacacatttgaaaaaaaacatttagtcaaAACTCTGTTTTAGTAGTATATAATTGGCTGTATGGTGATGTCTACACCAGTCCAGTCCAGCTAAGCAAACATGTCTCTGCTTCAGTTTCGCTGTCTGATGTGTGCACTGGTGCTGATTTTTCCCTCTCAGAGCAGCAGACAGACTTCCTCTTAGTCACAGCAGAGTGGATTAGATCCTTAGACAAGATCCTCCAGGGGGAAAAAGGCACTATATTTTGCAGCTCTTATGTAAGctataaagtttgatttatcaCCAAACCTAGTACATTTACCATTTTTGCCCATTAAGTCTTTGTTGGTGCAAAGTTTTATACAAggaaatatttacaatttattttagatgcattccacaataaatatattatacttgtggtaaaataatatatattaccCATACCTGTGTCAGTGTCTGGGATAAAAGTTTGCTTGGAATTGCAGACGAGCTGCTCCAACTTGAAATATTTATACTTCTCCATTCTACATTGAAGAacagacattcattttcagaCATTTCATTTCATTGCCTTTTTCCGGCTGAAATTTTCCTCACAAACCTGCTAGCAAGTAAATGCTCAGAGAAGAGTGTCTCAGAGGGAACCCTTacagtgaaaaattgttcagcCAGTGTGCCATGCTCCCCGTTGGACGCTTCCAAATTTGCctatgaaataaaagaaagaaaaagaaatggacTGCATAAATGAGTAAAATCTCCGGATGATGGGAGTATTAAACAGCACGGTACATACCTCTGCTGCACTCCATTTGAATGACAGATTGAACAGCTGAAGGCTTAGAGCGGAAATGGCCTCATCAAGAGCTTGCATAAACCTCTGAGGCGTGGATCCTGTGCCAAAGGAAGATGCATACCTCATATTGTTTCCTGAGATGATTAGATACTTTGCAATTTAGGAAAATGATTTGACTATTCTGATTCACTACATATAAGGGGTCTGAAGCCAGGATCCCAGATTGGCTTCCAGGTCtgtggtttatttttctgattaccTGCCGCGATGTGGGCCATAGACTGCAGGATGACAGCAATGAAACGTCCCACGTGCTGAAGCTTTGCCTCTGACAAATAAAGGATTTGATTGGATGCATCAAAGTAATAGTCCTCAGAGCAATGTGCCAGCAGACTCTCATCAGAGGCGGATGAGGAAGAGGGGATTGACTTGGCCAGAAGCAGCAGTACAGAGGGGAACCTGGGGCTGTTTGAAAGCAACTGCATCACCTGAcaaccaaacagaaaaatggcGGAGTGTTGCGGTGAGAGCTTTTCCAGTGAAGTTGGAGTGAGATGTCCGTCGCGGTCAACCTGGACAGAATGCAGCattgctgcaaaaaaataattttaaaaaagtttaggtTTCAAATGTAGTGTTTATTGTAGCCTCAGATCTTCACCAAAAACtaacactcactggccactttattaggcacacctctCTAACTGATTGTCAACGCAAATGTCTTATCAggcaatcacatggcagcaaatTGATGTATTTAGGCATGTGGAAGTGACCAGATGGGATAGTGTGAGTAtctcagaaactgctgatctactgggattttcacccacagccatcgctagggtttacagagaatggtcagaaaaagagaaagtatTCAGGGAGCTGCAGTTCTGTGGgcagaaatgccttgttgatgccagaggtctgATGACAATAgacagactggttccagctgataaaaAGGCACCAGTAACTCAGATAACAactggttacaactgaggtctgcagaagaacaactctgaacacacaacagatccaaccttgaggcagatggactacagcagcagaagaacacaccgggtgcctctcctgtcagctaagaataGGAAACTGAGGGAACAATTTACAcgctcaccaaaactggacaatagacaACATTGGAAGAaacattgtctggtctgatgaatCTCAATTTCTGCTGTGATCTTCAGATTGTAGGGTCAGAATTTAGGGTGACCAACATAAAAGCAcagatccatcctgccttgtatcaatggttcaggttgtggtagtgtgatggtgtgggggatattttcttggcccATTTTGGaccccttagtaccaattgatCATGGTTACAACACCACATCCTACCTGagtgttgctgaccatgtccatccctatTGTGACCACAGGGATGCTACTGATGGCTCCTTCCAGTAGGATAAGgcgccatgtcataaagctggaatcatcttaaactggtttcttgaacatgactaTGAGTTCACTGAACTGAAAAGTTCTCCACAGTGACCAGATCTCAGCCCAATAAATCCCCTTTGAGATGTGGTGGAACGAGTTGATGACCAGCCTACAAATCTGCATCAACTGTGTGATactgtcatgtcaatatggaccaaactttctgaggaatgtttccttgttgaatctatgtcATCAAGAATTAagacagttctgaaggcaaaagggggGTCTATCTTGGTACTACTAAGGTCTACTGAATAAAGTGGCCGGTGAGTAGATCTGGCCAacttttttggacagttttgtTTGTACCGTTGTGACGATGCTGACGTGTCTCATCTGTGGAGACATTTTGTAAAGATTGCTGAATCTCCTGCAGAGTTTTAAACAGAGGAGACAAAGCGACCAGCTTGGACAGATCGTAATCACTGATGCTTGGAGCTGTGGTCTGCATGTGGTGGTCTAGGAGAGAGAGAATTAATATAGCTACTGAATATGATATATTCTCTATGTTTTTGGCAATTAAacacctgttttttttgttgttgttgttttttacctGTGTCATTAGGAACAGCTCCTGCTTTGGTCATGGGTGAAAACTGTGGATATTTGACAAATTGGtgattcatttctttattttgaaaataatcaaCAAACTCCAGCAGCTGCATTCACCTGTGTAAAACCCATGTTGGCCTCCATGGGTTGTATGAATCCAGCTTGAGGTTCACAGTCTGTGGTGTTGGGATGAGTAGTAGCACAGTATTGGATTCCACACAAATCCCGGTTCTGCCATGTTTCTCCGGTTAGCTTGAACAAGAGAGCTTCCACTGATTTGAGAACAGCTCCCAGTAAAAATACACAGGCCCCGTCTTGGTGACAGGCATGTAGAGATTAGAAAAGAACAGTACGCCTTTTTAAGTNNNNNNNNNNNNNNNNNNNNNNNNNNNNNNNNNNNNNNNNNNNNNNNNNNNNNNNNNNNNNNNNNNACCTTGAGAAGCATGGTCTTCAACACAGCTATGAGACGATTTATCCTTCACTGTCTTATCCACCAAAATTTCTTTAAGGAGACTCAGTTTTTTACTGTCCATATTCTCTAAGACATTCTGAAAAATgatataaattttaaaatattcaaaattggGTTCTTTGTTGTATTTGAATTTaccaaaactttttgcaaaagGGTTTAATCAGATACATTGATTCACAATGtgttattaacaaattaatccTTTTTCCACTAGTTCCATTGTTGACCTGCTATTTTCAATACACTgctcaaaagaataaaaggGAGCACTGAAACAACTATATGTTACTCCAAGTCAGTCAAACTTCTGTGTAATCAAACTGTCCAATTAGGAAGTGACACTAAATGACAATCAATTCCTGTTTTTGAGCGAGCGAGAATAATAGGCGATCAGCAAGACAATAAAGGAGTGGTTTTGCAAGTAGCAACCACAGATAATTTGTCTGTCCATATGCCTTCTGGCTGATGTTTTGGTGACTTCTGAATGCCGACAGTGTGCCCGAAGTCCACAGGAGGGAGTTGTGTTTTTAGCCCAACACCTTGCAAGGCCTTTGACATTTGCTTGAGAGCACCAACATTTGCAAATTCGCCACTAGCGCCCTGTCTTTTTCACAGATGCAGGTTTACACCAAGCACATGTGACAGACATGACAGAGTCCAGAGACACCGTGGAGAACACTCTGCTCCCTGCAACATTGATCAACATGACCAGTTTGGCAGTGGGTCAGTAATGGTTTGGGGTGGCATTTCTTTGGATGTGCGCTCATCAGAGGCAGCTTGTCTGCCATTAGATACCGAGACGAGATTCTCAGACCCCTCATGAGACCATATGCTGGTGCGGTTTTCTCTGAGTTCTTCTTAATGCAAAACAATGCTAGACCTCATGTGTCTGGAGTGTGTCAGCACTTTCTTCTAGACAAAAGTATTGATGGAATGGACCGGCCGGCCTGTTCCCCAGACCTGAATCCAGTTGAGCTCATCTGGGACATCATGTCTCGGTCCATCTACCAACACTAGGTTGCACCATAGACTGTCCTGGAGTTGGTGGATGCTTTGGTCCAGGTGTGGGAGGAGATCCCCTTCATCAGAAGCATACCCAGGTGTTGCAGGGAAGTCATACAAGCACATGGAGATGCTGGCCAGACACACTATTGATTCTCATTTTGACTTGTTTCAAAAACATTACATCGAAGTAGGAACAGCCACTTTGATTTTGAGTATGATTCCACATCCAGACATTcatagattaataaattaatttctatTAATACTTTTTGAGTGGTTGTGTTGTCAGCAAATGCAACTTTATAAagaataaagcattaaaaagaaaattttattaATTCAGGTATAGGATGAGTTTCTGTAGTGTTCCCTTTATTTTTTGAGCAGTGTACATGTcagtaaagacccactccaataaaaatcatgtttctggtgtttttaacatgttcttctggcatttttctcaagatggaggtcatatataaaataataaaagattaaaatttaagaaaaatatgtctaagaaaacaacagttttttttgtttacctaaatacggcataatcataataataattaaaaaaaacactgggaacaatttaaaGAGGtggttggagtggaactttaaagattcagttttgcaaaattttaatattttaacagtaaGAAATAGATTTATTAGGATAGCAGTCAATTGGTAGCATTAGTTATTCGAAAAATGCTACACGACATTttgattcagttcaattcattaactttttatttgaatgtgatataaatagaaataaaatgtgtagCTTAGAAAGAAATTTTAATACAATCCGAcaaaaactagtatttttaaTATCTGTTCATTACCCATTTTTACTAAGTAATTATCTTATAGGAATAAGTTTCACCTTCAGTGATTCAGCGTGTTCGCAGATATTTCTGTAAAATTCCTGCATGTCTTTGCGGTGCCGAGCCAGCTGAGAAGCTATGTGGAGATTTTGATCTTCCAGTTTGTCATAAAGAGTTTTCACATTGAACTCCTCCAGATCGCAGCAACCAGACACACCACCTAAATGAGAGCAGTAAATACCAATTACCAGGAGATATTCTCAGGGACATTACTCATGATTCAAATGAAGACCTTTCATAATTTGTCTCCACATCAATCCGGCAGTCTGTCACAATCTAAAATTATAACATGCACAAAGTCATTAGAGTGCaatattagctattttttgtCATTAGACAGACTCAAATAGGCCGTTAACTGCAAgtcatttttgattatttcataATGACTAGAGGAACAGGCATTCAAACTCCCCATCAATCCACGTtaacactgcaaaaaaaaggtGACTTACAGACTAAAAACATGCTATTGCAAATATGTTGAAGTCCATTACCCAAACTACGGTTTATGATGCCACACATGAGCTTACCACCCTTTGAAACAGCTGGTTCCTCAGCTTCTGCTCCCTCTCCAACCCCTCTGGTGCCAAGGATGCCAGCTGGGCTTTGGATGACTGTGCTGGAAAAAGATAAAGCTTCCTAACAACCTTTATGGAGTGGTATTGTGGGACCCGTTGGcttttaatataacattttaagtttgtaatgGGTTTACATTGTGTTCCTGGCTCACACTGCATCTGGTCTGACTCTGGTATGGATGCCAGAGCTGCATCAATCTTCATACAATGGGGTAAGCATGGAACttgtgttaatgtttttgtcttaaatagGCTTAAATTTACATATTTGAATGAAGTAGGGAGATCAAGGTTGGTTGTCACAATGGCGTAATGTTTAAATCACGTTGAAAACAGCGAGTAAAGctgaaattatatatatttttttatgtacctAATGCACTTGATTTCACATGATTTACTGTTTAGGTTAGGAGGCCAGACTTGACTGGATTCAGTATGAGCGTCTGTCGCACTTTtcaagttacgtaaagactgaCATCCGCACCGCAGTCGGACCAGATGCAGTGTGAGCCCAAGGTAAAACCAAACCAATCCTAGGGGTGTAACGAGTCATTTTATCAGCTATCTAATTCATGTAATAATTTTTGTTTGCTGAAatgattcatagttgatattggttcattttaacgatccgattcacaaacctaaaatggatccaggatatctttaatcaaaaattcaaccagtgtaaCTGAGAGTTAAATACCggatactgaacagtgcaggttaAGTTTTCCACATTCCTTGATTTTCTTgcatcaagtgtaaattaaatatgagtacaaacaagtaaacaagaataaacaacaataaatcctTTTGAAATGATGACGGCATACAACAGTATAGGTTGATTGATACCTTCCGtgagattaatataaataaaatataaataaatgaatcaattatGTTGATTAATCATTAAAACCTCCCTTTCGTTAAATCTAATTCATGAATAAACAATGTTTTGCCTAATAGTAAGGCACATTTAAAAATTTGACTGagttaataaactgttttttttaaacaaaatagaaacCGAGGACTGCATTGTATTAAGTTCAGAAGTTTGGTCAATTTACTTCAGGAACTTTGTGTTGAAGCTCCTTTAAAATCAAGGTTCTAGTATGTTATGCAAGACTGTGAGAAAAAGCTGATGCTGCCATTAAATTCAGTAATGCTATAAATAGACTTCTAACAATGCTTTTAGTCTCCAGCAAGTCAACTGTGTTGtcaatttgttcaaaaactgacAACTAACTAATTACCAGTCCTGCTTTTATCACAGAAATACAGCTTCCCTATTTGCAAAGACTTGCTGAActcaaatgatttaaaaaaaaaaaggtaaaaataaaagttgaaaggCGACACAAAAGATGCTCATGTCACGATGCAGTGATCTATGCTGCTTGTGAGGAGATTTACTGAAATGGCAAACGGTGAGTGTAGCAGTGCTGATAAGGGTTAAAACGTTGCCAGGTTGACGCCTTTCGTTATAaaatatataccgtattttgttttcagccaaaacaaaatattcccAGATATCTACCGGCTGTCTGTCCTGGCTCTAAGGTTAGGAAACAATCAAAGAATACCCATTTCAGTGAAACAAAGCCAATGTTATGTTTGTAACTGGAACAAATCTGGGCTGTTATGACCTTATGAATAGTTAAGGTACTGCAGAAAAACCTTGAAAGCATAACATTGCATCTATTAACCATCTCTTTGTAAACAATCTGCAGAATGCCTCTGCAAACAGATAACACACCTTTCTTTACTGCAAACACACTCCACCGGACAGAAGGGCTCTCCAAGGCTTCGCCACTTCGGCTTTGACCTCCACTGTGGGACGAGCTTTGTTTTGTCTGGCTGCAAAACCAGCACTGTTATGGTCAGCACAACAACCACAACCAGCAGCAGACACAGGACAGCTTTAGCCAGTCACGAGTCAGAAGGAGagagcaaacatttcaaacattaatACTTCTGAACAAAACAACATGGTTGATAGGCAAAAAATAAGTACCCAAAATCAGCCCCCAGTCAGGCAGAAGGTTGAGCCGGTGGTGTTTGACAACGCCATATCTGACCAGGTGAGCAGGGGTCATAGGTTGAAACGCAGTAGCCCTGGGGTCACACTCTGTCCCCTCGTCACTGACAACCACCACCATACTCCTCTGAGGCACTGCGCTGTCCACAAACACATACTTCCCTGCCTCAGAAAACACATGAGCGAACCTGAGGACAGGAACCAAAAGGAAAGGAGAAATCATTGGTACAAAAAGTCATTTAGGAATTACAGCATGTGAAGTTCTTCAGTACCATGAAGAGTTGAAGTTGGTCTGCTTCATGAGTATCTGCAGATGTCTGAAGGTGCCAAAGTCCCAGTTTGGGTTACTGTTGAACAGGTGGTCTTTTTGATAAACTGGGAAGTGGCTAAGACGGCGGTCTAAAAAAGTAGAGTCATAGGGAGTTGATGCTAAAACCAAAGTTTTAGTGATGTTTTCTTGAAACTAGTTTATGGATTTATAGAAATGTTTTAGTTACCGGTGTGATTGATGGTAAGATGGAAAATGAGCATGTCACCAGAGGAAAGGCAGACAATGGGATTGGGGATTCTTGGCAGAGTGGTCAGAGCGCCATCATCATCAACATCAACATCATCTGCATATCTCCTTTTTCTGGATCTTAGGGTTTCAAAAGGCTCTAAAAAAGACATTAGTTTGTGCTAACTTGTTACATCCAGCAGCTCTAAATCACATCTGAATAAATATGAGTGgagaaattaggaaaaaaaaaaaaaaaaaactaaggctGGTTTGATAAAATCGATCTGAGCTTAATAGataaatccataaaagtagagatcaatctaacgcataatgctaaagtcagctagcttgatgataatgtataatgggatttcccataggacggctaatgctaacgcttcgTCAACCTAAACATTCATTGTGGACTAAACGAACATCTTATATACTCACAGGGATGAATTTCTCCAAACTCTTCTAAGGAAATATGTTTtgaagtaaccatttgtggtctaaagcactattgtttactttcttcttctggaattagGTGTAATACTACAGCaagatcgccacctagtggccaaactgaaaggGTCTCCAGGAGAGGCAAAACaattctccgtttgagaatccacgTAACACTGTAtagtattaacaatctcattattatttcactaatacattttactgtatctgaactgtatcagattaatatgaatatcttcaaaacacatatttagattattaatgtatttctcaacaaatttgtctaaatgtgtaaactcaaaataaatttaactgaattgagaggattgaaagaattgaaaaaaatctgattcaaaTTGATCCAGGCTGTGGTGAAtagaatacattttagaaattattgACGATACCCAGCCATATAAAAACAGCTATAGGGACACATTTAGTCACCTGACAGAAACTGATTGACAACATCCTTCTGTGAGGGAATCCAACCAAACACTCCGTCAGAGTCAAACTGGACCAGATGCGTTTTTCCAGAAACCTTTGTATGGATGTCTGGACCTAAAACACTGATTactctctggaaaaaaaaaaaaaaaaaaaaagcttataaGAAGTGGAACATTACAACAGCTCgccagagcagaaccagcatTACAGGTTCAAACAATGAGCAAATGTGGCactaaaaggattttttaaattctaaaccttaaaatgaaaaaaaaaactaccaaatTATGCTAAGATGTTAAATAACAGGCATTTAAGATATCTAAAACCAAATTTCGATGAATGAAGTAAAAAAGGATTTAGTCCTTATATATTTTGGAAGATTTTACCATTTAATTTTAGTATGTGGGATAAGCAACTGTTGagttttaattcttaaaaaataaaaaatctcaggAGTAACAA encodes:
- the LOC112149313 gene encoding uncharacterized protein LOC112149313, yielding MVPQPCPNGTYTDSNHGGLQDESECLPCPPGKFCRAGKIQGFCAAGYLCLSGSADFHPQGLVSNMTVCQWGVQCAGPCPPGFFCPEGTQHAQMCPANTIRSSPGGVSLLDCSPCPPQYWCKPGDPLFHLCPAGHYCDGLPGSDFNGSSGPRPCPLYTYRVFPGAGSKGDCLPCPPGSNCNSTGFTNYSSTPCPPGFWCSGSGPPILCPAGTKRPLPGAATPDHCEPCEGGTFCPDPRVTGKPNVEGIPCRAAYQCPAGAALEKPCRAGSYCGPQTAEPQICPEGYICPEGSFSYNNPKQMCPFPYYCPANSSFMRSCEGGSMPVHIVGLRGSKSSCCRLCDEGFYRIHLSPNLQCLPCPLGYYCPAGTGSYKNTPCPLGYVCPMGSTQPVPCPPGTFGNITHGEKTEDCHPCPANTFNHRPAQKACFPCGSSSTSPAGSSSCTCLGKNRAFHYSDGSCLCRTGFIFYNELDFKSSLSDSELDCQPEVNRRCSTGEVRLASSRDCVSPSLHSCNVTCGKHGGTLDVEMGICRCEQYVSAEELCNTSCLSRLPQLSAQLSPDGDILLSLKERDSMLWTKRVISVLGPDIHTKVSGKTHLVQFDSDGVFGWIPSQKDVVNQFLSEPFETLRSRKRRYADDVDVDDDGALTTLPRIPNPIVCLSSGDMLIFHLTINHTDRRLSHFPVYQKDHLFNSNPNWDFGTFRHLQILMKQTNFNSSWFAHVFSEAGKYVFVDSAVPQRSMVVVVSDEGTECDPRATAFQPMTPAHLVRYGVVKHHRLNLLPDWGLILAVLCLLLVVVVVLTITVLVLQPDKTKLVPQWRSKPKWRSLGEPFCPVECVCSKESTVIQSPAGILGTRGVGEGAEAEEPAVSKGGGVSGCCDLEEFNVKTLYDKLEDQNLHIASQLARHRKDMQEFYRNICEHAESLKNVLENMDSKKLSLLKEILVDKTVKDKSSHSCVEDHASQDGACVFLLGAVLKSVEALLFKLTGETWQNRDLCGIQYCATTHPNTTDCEPQAGFIQPMEANMGFTQFSPMTKAGAVPNDTDHHMQTTAPSISDYDLSKLVALSPLFKTLQEIQQSLQNVSTDETRQHRHNAMLHSVQVDRDGHLTPTSLEKLSPQHSAIFLFGCQVMQLLSNSPRFPSVLLLLAKSIPSSSSASDESLLAHCSEDYYFDASNQILYLSEAKLQHVGRFIAVILQSMAHIAAGSTPQRFMQALDEAISALSLQLFNLSFKWSAAEANLEASNGEHGTLAEQFFTVRVPSETLFSEHLLASRMEKYKYFKLEQLVCNSKQTFIPDTDTGFLPKGTPVQISCIEEEIDRMSESFLQLSMQLQRRSQMSTWLKERENSAENYTRKSSASAPGLSRSGTILLELKRHLVSQRLDELKVTLDLMRRRQQHDSKLKDGAGGRTQSDSSITQQGESELVSTSDGCNSAMDQQGYKTSAD